A window from Chitinophaga filiformis encodes these proteins:
- a CDS encoding serine hydrolase domain-containing protein, with protein MTRRILFLIAFLSTFSPLFAQQKNISRKLDSLLTASTNTPFNGIVVVSNKDRTFYRRYAGYANFEQQHPVTLETEFIIGSISKQITAVIVLQEMEKGHLHLNDPIHKYLPDLSEKWADTVTIHHLLTHTHGITALDKPLAFRPGSRFAYGFISYDLLSQIVEKTSGQTFPDLCMALFKKCGMNYSCHPRTKQYQHLAQGYTLNQEGRPKIEESILDVFAAAGGLISSGHDMVKWNKALHGGKLLSDSTYRLMITPKENAFREHLTFGTIDYGYGIAIPRQTDIPVLAVTGVAPGFISMNVYFPATNTSLIVLENIARNMTDLKKSFYYHEQILNIIKAAQ; from the coding sequence ATGACCCGGCGCATCCTTTTCCTCATTGCCTTCCTGAGTACCTTCAGCCCTTTATTTGCACAACAGAAAAACATCTCCCGCAAACTGGATTCATTGCTGACAGCCAGTACCAACACTCCTTTTAATGGCATCGTTGTGGTCAGCAACAAAGACAGGACCTTCTACAGGAGGTATGCCGGTTATGCCAATTTTGAACAGCAACATCCTGTTACCCTTGAAACTGAATTTATTATCGGCTCCATCAGTAAACAGATCACCGCAGTGATCGTATTGCAGGAGATGGAGAAAGGGCATTTGCACCTGAATGATCCCATTCACAAATACCTGCCCGATCTGTCGGAAAAATGGGCGGATACCGTTACCATTCATCACCTGTTAACACATACACACGGTATCACGGCGCTGGATAAACCACTTGCTTTCAGGCCCGGTTCCCGTTTTGCCTATGGGTTCATCAGTTATGATCTCTTATCGCAGATAGTGGAGAAAACATCCGGCCAGACCTTCCCCGATCTTTGTATGGCTTTGTTTAAAAAATGTGGTATGAATTACAGTTGCCACCCCAGGACGAAGCAATACCAACACCTGGCGCAGGGATACACACTGAACCAGGAAGGCCGGCCAAAGATAGAAGAAAGCATACTGGACGTTTTTGCAGCTGCCGGCGGATTGATCTCTTCAGGTCATGACATGGTAAAATGGAACAAGGCCCTCCATGGTGGTAAGTTGTTGTCCGACAGCACCTATCGCCTGATGATCACGCCGAAAGAAAATGCATTCAGGGAACATCTTACATTTGGAACGATCGACTATGGTTATGGTATCGCCATTCCACGGCAGACAGACATTCCTGTACTGGCGGTAACAGGTGTGGCGCCTGGTTTTATTTCCATGAATGTTTATTTCCCCGCTACAAACACAAGCCTGATCGTATTGGAAAACATCGCGAGGAATATGACTGATCTTAAAAAGAGTTTTTATTATCATGAGCAGATCCTCAACATTATAAAAGCAGCACAATAG
- a CDS encoding inclusion body family protein has translation MSSTAQVPSPSRSKTSQKNEGNTVNVLTIVDTEAIKAVYPRNPNASKDNPTGLNHHEGITMLCPASNYVGNINQDPANLEFKANVGDWISFRATTLSKNADDAVILYDVESYNGKNVFNGFNATKETRTGAVVPDTTQQDGLPPKQQSVTFYSYDSKISNSGTETLKITFALYVLDEDEENQVIYDYFWWDPEIDVK, from the coding sequence ATGTCAAGCACAGCACAAGTACCCAGTCCTTCAAGATCGAAAACCTCTCAAAAGAACGAAGGTAACACCGTCAACGTACTGACAATTGTTGATACCGAAGCCATTAAAGCTGTCTATCCGCGGAATCCTAACGCCAGTAAAGATAACCCTACAGGTCTTAATCATCACGAAGGTATTACAATGTTATGCCCTGCAAGTAACTATGTTGGAAACATTAACCAGGACCCCGCCAATCTTGAATTTAAGGCAAACGTGGGGGACTGGATCTCTTTCCGGGCTACCACGCTTTCTAAAAATGCAGACGATGCGGTTATTTTATATGATGTAGAAAGCTACAATGGTAAAAATGTGTTTAATGGTTTCAATGCAACGAAAGAGACCAGGACCGGGGCTGTGGTTCCCGATACCACACAACAGGATGGCTTACCTCCCAAACAGCAATCAGTAACTTTCTATTCGTACGACAGCAAAATAAGCAACAGCGGTACCGAAACGCTCAAGATCACTTTTGCATTGTATGTGCTGGACGAAGATGAAGAGAACCAGGTTATCTATGATTATTTCTGGTGGGACCCGGAGATCGATGTAAAATAA
- a CDS encoding DUF1772 domain-containing protein, with protein sequence MTTVKTNNMFTISQIVLIVTATATALISGLFYAWSCSVVPGLARVSDSTYLEAMQQINRAILNPVFFLSFIGTALLLPLSTWLYYGPGPNARFWLLLLASVVYLAGTFGVTMFGNVPLNDALDAFNLSSASAQELAAQRARFEGPWNNLNIIRTIAGVAALVLIILACLSPAAETSRPAVVYR encoded by the coding sequence ATGACAACCGTAAAAACCAACAACATGTTTACCATCTCCCAGATCGTATTGATCGTCACAGCGACTGCCACTGCGCTCATCAGCGGATTATTCTATGCCTGGTCCTGCTCAGTAGTACCAGGCCTGGCACGGGTATCTGACAGTACTTATCTTGAGGCCATGCAACAGATCAACAGGGCTATTCTGAACCCGGTATTTTTCCTGAGCTTCATCGGTACCGCCCTCTTGCTGCCTTTGAGCACCTGGCTGTATTACGGGCCCGGACCGAATGCCCGCTTCTGGCTATTACTGCTGGCTTCTGTTGTTTACCTGGCAGGTACCTTCGGAGTGACCATGTTCGGTAATGTCCCCCTGAACGATGCCCTGGATGCCTTCAACTTATCCTCCGCCTCTGCGCAGGAACTGGCCGCTCAAAGAGCCCGGTTTGAAGGCCCCTGGAATAATTTAAATATCATCCGCACCATTGCCGGTGTTGCAGCCCTGGTGCTGATCATACTGGCCTGCCTTAGTCCGGCGGCAGAGACAAGCCGTCCTGCAGTTGTGTACAGGTAA
- a CDS encoding aminopeptidase P family protein: protein MHLHLFDKLVYTKRRQQLAAKVSKGIILLMGNEDSSMNYADNTYPFRQDSTFIYYAGIDIPGLAVILDTETGEETLFGREAGIDDIIWTGALPSLQDLASAVNIAKTRPYAQLAEVLKSAQANGRRIHILPPYRPENKIKLSEWLQQPIGGLQQYASLELIKAVIAQRAIKDEHEVAELDKAVSISVDMHLAAIQATRPGMMEYEIAAKVEEAALAGGGRLSYPTILTINGQILHNHFHGNRVAEGQMILCDAGAENVMHYAGDLTRTFPVGKQFTTRQREVYQVVLDSLDHAVSLLKPGVQYKEVHTQASIKLVEGLKTLGLMKGDPAEAVAAGAHTLFFQCGLGHMMGLDVHDMEDLGEQYVGYTDTLKKSTEFGWKSLRLGRELQPGFVLTVEPGVYVIPELIDRWVAENKLSNFIDYKTVASYRDFGGIRIEDNYLITADGSRKLGKDLPKTIADIEALRQ, encoded by the coding sequence ATGCATTTACACCTGTTTGATAAACTCGTTTATACCAAGCGCAGACAACAACTCGCAGCGAAGGTTAGCAAAGGTATCATCCTCCTGATGGGCAATGAAGACAGCAGTATGAACTACGCGGATAATACCTATCCTTTCCGTCAGGATAGTACGTTCATTTATTATGCGGGTATCGACATCCCGGGACTGGCAGTAATACTGGACACAGAAACGGGCGAGGAGACGCTTTTCGGTAGAGAAGCAGGTATAGACGATATTATATGGACAGGCGCATTGCCTTCATTGCAGGACCTGGCATCGGCAGTCAACATTGCTAAAACACGTCCCTACGCACAACTGGCGGAGGTGTTAAAGAGCGCGCAGGCCAACGGTCGCCGCATACACATTCTGCCGCCTTACCGTCCTGAGAATAAGATCAAATTATCTGAATGGTTACAGCAACCCATCGGCGGGCTGCAACAATATGCTTCCCTTGAACTCATTAAGGCCGTTATTGCTCAACGTGCCATCAAAGATGAACACGAGGTAGCAGAACTGGATAAGGCAGTATCTATCAGTGTCGACATGCATCTTGCCGCCATTCAGGCTACAAGGCCAGGTATGATGGAATATGAGATCGCAGCCAAGGTAGAGGAAGCGGCGCTGGCAGGCGGAGGCCGTTTGTCATATCCGACTATCCTGACCATCAACGGGCAGATCCTGCACAATCACTTCCACGGTAACCGTGTAGCCGAAGGCCAGATGATACTCTGCGATGCTGGTGCGGAGAACGTGATGCACTACGCGGGTGACCTCACCAGGACCTTCCCCGTAGGTAAACAGTTCACTACCCGTCAACGGGAAGTATACCAGGTGGTGCTGGATTCGCTGGATCATGCAGTGAGCCTGCTGAAACCTGGTGTACAATATAAAGAAGTACATACACAGGCCAGTATCAAACTGGTGGAAGGGCTGAAAACACTGGGCCTTATGAAAGGAGATCCGGCAGAAGCAGTAGCCGCCGGCGCACATACCCTGTTCTTCCAGTGCGGCCTTGGCCATATGATGGGACTGGACGTGCATGATATGGAAGACCTGGGCGAACAATATGTAGGGTATACCGATACCTTGAAAAAGAGTACGGAATTCGGCTGGAAATCATTACGCCTGGGACGTGAACTGCAACCGGGATTTGTGCTGACAGTGGAACCCGGCGTATATGTTATTCCTGAACTGATCGATCGTTGGGTGGCTGAAAATAAACTCAGTAACTTTATCGATTATAAAACGGTTGCATCTTATCGCGACTTCGGCGGTATCCGTATAGAAGATAACTACCTGATCACTGCAGATGGCAGCAGAAAACTGGGAAAAGACCTGCCGAAAACAATTGCCGATATAGAAGCGTTAAGACAATAG
- a CDS encoding c-type cytochrome codes for MRIILIPLLLLLFATGYSTGHSGEGQALYEHHCARCHGTDGARGMFGAKNLQKSQLPDTAIALQIRNGKRIMPAFKKKLNPDQINELAAYIKTLRKPAI; via the coding sequence ATGCGTATTATTTTAATCCCCCTGCTCCTCCTGCTGTTTGCCACCGGCTATAGCACCGGGCATAGCGGAGAAGGACAGGCGCTCTACGAACATCATTGCGCCCGCTGCCATGGAACGGACGGCGCCAGGGGCATGTTCGGGGCTAAGAACCTGCAGAAAAGCCAGCTCCCCGATACCGCGATCGCCCTGCAGATCAGGAACGGCAAAAGGATCATGCCTGCCTTTAAAAAGAAACTAAATCCGGACCAGATCAATGAACTGGCGGCTTACATTAAAACCCTTAGAAAACCTGCAATATGA
- a CDS encoding TetR/AcrR family transcriptional regulator, producing MEVKERRLRLREESRTSILQAALSIARAHGWQAVSMRKIAEMIAHTPPVIYDYFLNKDAILMDLAKMGFLQLGRQLQKAQQEHSLPEKQLESMWMAYRDYAFAEKELYRLMFGIGTPACCDYSNMPEADALADLFGNVIRQIQPTDQPSDEQVSIAYTSMWASVHGLISLNLVYRQNSSGFNQQVLLNAVRNLTASPAE from the coding sequence ATGGAAGTTAAAGAAAGAAGGCTCCGTCTCAGGGAAGAAAGCCGTACCAGTATCCTGCAAGCTGCATTAAGTATTGCCAGAGCACATGGCTGGCAGGCTGTCAGCATGCGGAAGATAGCAGAGATGATAGCGCACACGCCACCAGTGATCTATGACTATTTCCTCAACAAGGACGCTATATTGATGGACCTTGCAAAAATGGGATTTCTGCAACTGGGCAGACAGCTGCAAAAAGCACAGCAGGAACATAGCCTGCCGGAGAAGCAGCTGGAAAGCATGTGGATGGCCTATCGGGACTATGCCTTTGCTGAAAAGGAACTCTATCGCTTAATGTTTGGTATAGGCACCCCGGCCTGCTGCGATTACAGTAATATGCCCGAAGCAGACGCGCTGGCCGACCTGTTCGGAAACGTGATCCGGCAGATCCAACCCACAGATCAGCCATCAGATGAACAGGTTTCCATAGCATACACCTCCATGTGGGCAAGCGTGCACGGCCTCATATCACTCAACCTGGTATACAGGCAGAACAGCAGCGGTTTTAATCAACAGGTATTACTGAATGCCGTCAGAAACCTTACTGCCTCACCGGCCGAATGA
- a CDS encoding TetR/AcrR family transcriptional regulator, which translates to MKKSERTRQFIIEQAADLFNEKGIAGTSIDDILQAAKVAKGCLYGHFQSKDELAYASAEYLLDKLTTHRNRIMQEQPTAMGKLTAFAELNANPLNGSFIHGGCPIMNFAVEADDTNPAIREKVRSVISQTIKMLTGIIKEGVKAGELSPSINADEIAMKMFATVEGAIMMSRVTGSSLPMKTAVKSMKKELSSYSLV; encoded by the coding sequence ATGAAGAAGTCAGAGAGGACGAGGCAGTTTATTATTGAACAGGCGGCGGATTTATTTAACGAAAAGGGAATTGCAGGTACCTCCATTGACGATATCCTGCAGGCGGCAAAGGTAGCAAAGGGATGTCTGTACGGGCATTTCCAGAGCAAGGACGAATTAGCCTATGCCAGTGCAGAATACCTGCTCGACAAACTGACCACTCACAGAAACCGTATCATGCAGGAACAGCCAACCGCCATGGGGAAGTTGACTGCTTTTGCAGAGTTGAATGCGAACCCGCTCAATGGTTCTTTTATACATGGCGGATGCCCGATCATGAACTTTGCAGTGGAAGCGGACGATACCAATCCGGCTATCCGGGAGAAGGTGAGGTCCGTTATCAGCCAGACAATCAAAATGCTGACCGGCATTATAAAAGAAGGCGTGAAAGCCGGAGAATTATCTCCGTCCATCAATGCTGATGAAATAGCAATGAAGATGTTCGCAACAGTGGAAGGGGCCATCATGATGTCACGTGTGACGGGTAGCTCCTTACCGATGAAGACAGCGGTGAAATCCATGAAGAAAGAACTGTCATCGTACAGTCTTGTTTAA
- a CDS encoding GAF domain-containing protein, translating into MKRHSFPDSPFKIQLSFFHIVDELEKQAAGPDGESTTRAKELLAEVAQCPELVEGLTTYEQIEKNERLIHRLLEHYFPKALTMNEIKAINLPYTDLIFNHTERFKNILKAAGPGFSFNIRDFDAHQFYVLSCCLILNEFYGTTLDFSRPLFYDIPTADGVIKHYRILYNADFLDIIPTERAVTLTADDIELLLDNYDDLDLWMAKFPRESWTLKGFAIMTLYDATVENAVSIFKERLLGLNAAGFEENMQSIFRSIYRIPDIKVGFTLYNQEEDQFTVSDPFSQYMSSFIMQGNAHKEAHTLLCSSSYNCLVKKKEYFAISDVGEFITADPENLLGNYFHQQGIRSFILAPVVKNGQLLGVLELLSLRSKELNSINANKLEVVMPFLTDTMERLLVELQNEVQAIIQEKYTAIHSSVYWKFREEVQTLIAHRETGKSYELQEIVFPDVYPLYGQIDIKGSSEVRNTSVQQDLQLQIKTVCALIKQLSDPEYAMAQQGATGGIQTTAISSRYTNTFGEIQEQLRDYLIELSFPLRAGTEQYITAYLANEVHPVLQQYGTDPRVRAYFVETDKEKGAFHLQRRKYETTISMINNKLSDVIDRNQATAQVLFPHYYERFKTDGIEHNLYIGASISPKLPFSLQKLYDLRLWQLQTLCEMEIAHHRMKAELPYSLDVTSLILVYNATIAIRFRMDEKRFDVDGSYNARFEIVKKRIDKAFIKDTSERITQSGKITIVLSSNLEEQEYLQYIKTLQSQMILDGEIEQFDIEDLQGVSGLKAIRVKIVH; encoded by the coding sequence ATGAAGCGGCATTCTTTTCCAGACAGTCCATTCAAGATACAACTGAGCTTTTTCCATATTGTTGATGAATTGGAAAAACAGGCAGCGGGGCCGGACGGTGAATCCACCACCCGGGCGAAAGAGCTGCTGGCAGAAGTAGCGCAATGTCCTGAACTGGTGGAAGGGTTGACCACCTACGAGCAGATTGAAAAGAACGAGAGGCTCATTCACCGCCTGCTGGAGCACTACTTTCCAAAAGCGCTGACCATGAATGAGATCAAAGCTATCAACCTTCCCTATACTGATCTGATTTTCAATCATACCGAACGTTTTAAGAATATACTCAAAGCGGCAGGGCCCGGGTTTTCATTCAACATCAGGGATTTTGACGCTCACCAGTTCTATGTACTGAGCTGCTGCCTGATCCTGAATGAATTCTATGGTACAACGCTCGATTTCAGCAGGCCTTTGTTCTATGACATTCCCACGGCAGATGGCGTCATTAAACACTACCGGATATTGTACAATGCAGACTTCCTTGACATCATTCCCACAGAAAGGGCTGTTACGCTGACCGCGGATGATATAGAACTGCTGCTGGACAATTATGATGACCTGGACCTCTGGATGGCCAAATTCCCAAGGGAGAGCTGGACATTGAAAGGCTTTGCCATTATGACCCTGTATGATGCCACCGTAGAGAATGCTGTTTCCATCTTCAAAGAGCGGCTCCTGGGATTGAATGCGGCAGGTTTTGAAGAGAATATGCAGTCTATCTTCCGCTCAATTTACCGTATACCCGATATAAAGGTCGGTTTTACACTTTATAACCAGGAGGAAGATCAGTTCACCGTCAGCGACCCTTTCAGCCAGTATATGAGCAGTTTCATCATGCAGGGAAACGCGCATAAGGAGGCCCATACGTTGTTATGTTCCAGTTCTTATAACTGCCTGGTAAAAAAGAAGGAATACTTTGCTATTTCTGATGTGGGTGAATTCATAACGGCCGATCCGGAGAACCTGCTGGGTAACTACTTCCACCAGCAGGGTATCAGGAGCTTTATACTGGCGCCGGTGGTGAAGAACGGTCAGCTGCTGGGGGTATTGGAACTGCTTTCCCTGCGCAGCAAAGAGCTGAACAGTATTAATGCCAACAAGCTGGAAGTAGTGATGCCTTTCCTCACCGATACAATGGAAAGACTACTGGTGGAACTGCAGAATGAAGTACAGGCCATCATCCAGGAAAAATATACAGCCATTCACAGCAGTGTATACTGGAAATTCAGGGAGGAAGTACAAACGCTGATCGCCCACCGGGAGACAGGCAAAAGTTATGAATTGCAGGAGATCGTCTTTCCGGACGTATATCCTTTGTATGGACAGATCGATATCAAGGGATCTTCCGAGGTACGCAATACCAGCGTGCAGCAGGACCTTCAATTGCAGATAAAGACCGTCTGTGCCCTGATAAAACAGTTAAGCGATCCGGAATACGCAATGGCGCAACAGGGAGCAACCGGTGGCATTCAAACTACAGCTATCAGCTCCCGGTACACCAACACCTTCGGGGAGATTCAGGAGCAATTGCGGGACTACCTGATAGAACTATCCTTCCCTTTAAGGGCTGGTACGGAACAATACATTACAGCCTACCTGGCCAATGAAGTGCATCCGGTTTTACAGCAATATGGCACTGATCCACGAGTCCGGGCTTACTTTGTTGAAACTGACAAGGAAAAAGGCGCCTTCCATTTGCAGCGGCGGAAGTATGAAACCACCATTTCCATGATCAATAACAAGCTATCCGATGTTATTGACCGGAACCAGGCCACAGCACAGGTATTATTCCCTCATTACTATGAGCGTTTCAAAACGGATGGCATAGAGCATAACCTGTATATAGGCGCATCCATTTCTCCCAAACTGCCCTTCAGTCTTCAGAAACTGTACGACCTCCGTCTATGGCAATTACAGACGCTGTGTGAAATGGAAATAGCACATCATCGTATGAAAGCGGAACTGCCCTATTCCCTCGATGTCACCTCGCTGATCCTGGTTTACAATGCCACCATCGCCATCCGCTTCCGGATGGATGAAAAACGTTTTGACGTGGATGGAAGTTATAATGCGCGGTTTGAGATCGTGAAAAAAAGGATAGATAAGGCCTTTATCAAGGATACGAGCGAGCGCATCACCCAGTCGGGGAAGATCACCATCGTTCTTTCCAGTAATCTGGAAGAACAGGAATACCTGCAGTATATTAAAACCTTACAGTCACAAATGATCCTGGACGGAGAGATTGAGCAGTTTGATATTGAGGACCTGCAGGGGGTGTCAGGCTTAAAAGCGATCCGGGTGAAGATTGTTCATTAA